The following proteins are encoded in a genomic region of Hirundo rustica isolate bHirRus1 chromosome 3, bHirRus1.pri.v3, whole genome shotgun sequence:
- the TRAM2 gene encoding translocating chain-associated membrane protein 2, with product MAFRRRAKSHPLFSQEFLIHNHADIGFCLVLSVLIALMFEVTAKTAFLFILPQYNVSVPTADGELVQYHYGLKDLVTILFYIFIAIVLHAVVQEYILDKINRRLHLSKVKHSKFNESGQLVAFHLTSVIWCLYVVVTEGYISNPRSLWENYPHVYLPYQVKFFYLCQLAYWLHALPELYFQKVRKEEIPRQLRCITLYLLHITGAYLLNLTRLGLILLLLQYLAEFFFHMARLVYFTDENNEKLFNVWAVVFVVTRLFTLTLYILVIGFGLPRVESQVLDPERGNLFSFLFNNILFRMSVLLLVCLFQASVMWRFIHFQLRRWREYWNEQSSRKRAAAAAAGTKQQTKPLKRDSGYHENGVVKAENGTSPRTKKLKSP from the exons ATGGCCTTCCGCCGGCGGGCCAAGAGCCACCCGCTCTTCAGCCAGGAGTTCCTCATCCACAACCACGCCGACATCGGCTTCTGCCTGGTGCTCAGCGTCCTCATCGCCCTCATGTTCGAG GTCACAGCCAAGACTGCCTTCCTGTTCATCTTACCTCAGTATAATGTCAGCGTGCCTACAGCAG ATGGGGAGCTGGTCCAGTATCACTATGGGCTGAAGGATCTGGTCACCATCCTCTTCTACATCTTCATTGCCATCGTTCTGCACGCGGTGGTGCAGGAATACATCCTGGAC aaAATCAACAGGCGTCTGCATCTCTCCAAGGTCAAACACAGCAAGTTCAATGAGTCAGGGCAGCTGGTTGCCTTCCACCTCACCTCTGTCATCTGGTGCTTGTACGTCGTGGTGACG gaAGGATACATTTCAAACCCCCGGAGTCTGTGGGAAAACTACCCGCATGTTTATCTGCC GTACCAGGTGAAGTTTTTCTACCTGTGCCAGCTGGCGTACTGGCTGCACGCCCTGCCCGAGCTCTACTTCCAAAAAGTCCGCAAG GAGGAGATCCCCCGACAGCTGCGCTGCATCACGCTCTACCTGCTGCACATCACCGGCGCCTACCTGCTCAA ctTAACCCGCCTGGGGCTGATCCTCTTGCTGTTGCAGTACTTGGCCGAGTTCTTCTTCCACATGGCGCGGCTGGTTTACTTCACGGACGAGAACAATGAGAAGCT GTTTAACGTCTGGGCCGTCGTGTTTGTGGTCACCAGGCTCTTCACCCTCACCTTGTACATCCTCGTCATCGGCTTCGGGCTGCCGCGCGTGGAGAGCCAGGTCCTGGACCCCGAGAGAGGGAACCTCTTCAGCTTCCTCTTCAACAATATTCTCTTCAG AATGAGTGTGCTGCTGTTGGTGTGCCTCTTCCAGGCCTCGGTGATGTGGCGCTTCATCCACTTCCAGCTGCGGCGCTGGAGGGAGTACTGGAACGAGCAGAGCAGTCGGAAGcgagccgccgccgctgccgccggcaCCAAGCAGCAAACCAAGCCGCTCAAGAGGGACTCGG GTTACCATGAAAACGGAGTGGTGAAAGCGGAGAACGGAACCTCACCTCGCACCAAGAAGCTCAAGTCTCCTTAG